The segment AGACACGAAATTGACAACCAAATCAAATTAGTCTGACTTCAATCCAATATCAGTCAGGACAAGACTCAAACAACTTCTGCCCCTCAATTCGGAGAAAATCAGTTCAAATCAAACCGGAAATTTCAACATCAGATTTTTGACAAAATCATCAAAAGGATGACATAAACACAGCGCAATCCTAACAAAACTACAATGGAGCGCAAAATAACAGATGGCCATGGCAGGGATTGATAACATAACAGATGCAGAGAAACTAATCCCTGTCCAATGTTAAGAAAACATTTAACAGATCGCTCAAAACACCCAAGCAAATAGGATGTTAAGCGCAACAAGAACTCAGTGGTCAATGCTCAGATGATGACGATTCAAAGTTTTAGTTTCAGTTTGTTCCTCGTTTCTTCAACCACTCAAGTGCCAAACACAGCAAGATCATCGCCGGGATTACATCTGAGATAAATAGCCAAAAATTTCACCATATTCACAGCCATCAATCAGGCCACCAAAACAAACCAAGAACTAagcaatttttttcttgtttcttccTACTGCTTAACGCAACAACACACCTTGGTGAATCCAAAATAAACAGCTAAATATCCTACTAGTGCATAAGACAAGATGACGaatgcaggcggcggcggcggaggaagggggctcagttgtcgtcgtcgtcggcgtgggACGCCTTGGATGACCCGGCCTTCTTGGGGAGGAGGTGCTGGTGGATGTTGGGCATGACGCCGCCGCTGGCGATGGTGGCGCCGCCGAGCAGCTTGGTGAGCTCCTCGTCGTTGCGCACCGCGAGCTGGATGTGGCGCGGCACAATGCGGGTCTTCTTGTTGTCCCTCGCCGCGTTCCCGGCGAGCTCCAGCACCTGACGAACACCACCACAAGGCCAAATTTAATCTAGTGTATCACAAATTCGATCCCCACAAGAGACCCAATCCCCACGGATTCGCGGCAATATCGCATATCGAACGGATCCAAGAACACGGAGGCAATGGCGACCTAGATCCCCAAATCAATCGCCATCAAATCAGATCCAATCCGATAACGGGTGGGTACAGGAGCGAATACCTCGGCGGCGAGGTactcgaggacggcggcgaggtagacgggggcgccggcgccgacgcgctCGGCGTACTTGCCGGCCTTGAGGAACCTGGCGATCCTCCCGACGGGGAACTGCAGCCCGGCCTTGGAGCTCCTCGATGTCGCCTTCTTCGCGGCCCCGGCGCCGATTGCCTTCCCGCGTCCCGCCATCCTATCCCCCACCCACCAACGAGAGAAGAAACCGGCTGCGCGAGCGAgatcgacgcggcggcggaggcggaggaagcgcgcggcgaggcgaggggaggcggcggatgaGACGATGTTGGTGGTCgggggcgagagagagagatatatatagGGTTGGTTTTGGGGGGTGGGTGCGGGTGGCTAGCCAATGGGAGGCGATCACGCGGATCGTGGACGTGGGCCGTCGGATGCGATGGGACGGACGGCGGAGGATGCGCGTCGGGGATTTCGGTGGATCCGGAAGCGGCGGGAAGACGGGCGGAGTTTtcggtttgggagggagggagggaggtgcgCGCGAAGACGGAGACGGCGGATCGGTGACGTGGCTCTCTGGTTTtcgtgtggggcccactggtCGGTCTCTCGTCGTGGTTCGAGTTTTGTATGCTGTGGCAAATTGGCAAATAGGGAGACAGGGAGGGACGTGAAGGAGAGTATGCAACGGCGCAAACGGCGTAGTAGAAAGCAATGAGGGAGTAGCTATTTTCGGcgtagatttattttttttcacgtaCCGTTTGTCTTAAATAAGTACAACTATTATCcatttaatttaataatttcatctattttttccttttttcaacATATTATATAACCCCATGCTACAGAGTAGTCCAACAAGGTTGTATAATTTAGTGTATAAAGTGGAGATACAAAGTCTAGAGGTGAGACTCTCGTCTTATTCAATCCATTCACCAAGTGTACAAATGACTGGCCCCTCCTCTTTTTATATAATGCATTCGCAAATATGCAAGGTTCGGTAATGGGTCCAATTAGTGTATTTGGACTAGGCCTTCATGGACTCCCCCTTGACACTCACCGTGTGATGTCTATGCCCTATTAAAGCTTTAAAAAAACCCAGTCGGAAAAATTGGAGAAACAGTACATAGCGTacgcatatactccctccgtactcgtaaaggaagtcatttagtacaatgtttaagtcaaaccttaggaatataaatcataaataactctcaagttattgagtttgaaaatgtaaaaattatatcgatagatttatcttgaaaaataccttcataaaagtatacatatatcacttttcaataaatatttttatagaaacaagaagtcaaagttgtgttctATAGACCATGTCGCTGTCTAAAacaacttcctttacgagtacgaagggagtatgtcGCACGAATTGCCTCATTAAAACCCTTGATAAGAAACTACAGGAAAACTTATCCAAGAGAAAAAGAGTACAATCTATCCAAATTATTGCTTTGATTTTTGTAATTGGTTTTGGGTACTTGATTATTCAGATCAAGCTTTTGTTAATAGACATGCAAAATATCCCCCTATATTTTGCATCTCTTTTAAGTGTGAACCATCAAAACTCGTTGCgtgtatcattttttttcagacaTAGTGCGAGTGATGTTCCAACGGTCAAATCTTGCATGTCTATGACTTGTAGAGTTTGTATAGTCTATCAGTGCTGATGCGACACACATATCATTATCTTCTTAATAATGATTTTGGGGTTTGGACAAAGTTAGAACCATGTTACTTGCTAGAAATGGCGAACTATGTCCATGGAACTTATGTATTTTCATATTCTAACATAGTATGGTTCACTCTTCACATGTTGTAGGCTTACAGGCCTAAGCAACATAGGTTTCTCCCAATTTTATCTCAAACTCGTTCCAAAAGAGTgagcttttattttttatatgatgaTATTCGGATCATCATCTTGGTTTGGGGCTTTTAATACTTGTATGCGAATGCTCAatccaaaaatatctttagccATTCATTATCAACTATAGGTCAACTTGCGGGTTGATTTTCAACCATAGGTCAATGCCAATGAGCTTTTGTTGTATGAAGAGAATATTGCCCATAATAGGTTTCATTACCAATTTCCAGTACCTAGTGCTTTTTCTCATTGTGCAGGTGCCAATATGTGTGATCTTGCTAGATTGGTTTGGGAAGAGCGTAGTGTCAAATAGACACAATTGCAGCTATTTCATAAGCGCATTATGTATCGGATGATCCTTTCAAAGGACTAAATATGTATGTGAGTATTACAGTTTCTTTTTCGAGCATACCTTTCAAGATATGTGGGAATTAATGTAATGCTCAGTTTGATGCACATCGAAGGTTCGGTGGTATGCGCGACCAAAGCGACCACAAGGTATACAACCGATGCAATTATGGCGCATGGT is part of the Oryza glaberrima chromosome 12, OglaRS2, whole genome shotgun sequence genome and harbors:
- the LOC127756188 gene encoding probable histone H2A.7; protein product: MAGRGKAIGAGAAKKATSRSSKAGLQFPVGRIARFLKAGKYAERVGAGAPVYLAAVLEYLAAEVLELAGNAARDNKKTRIVPRHIQLAVRNDEELTKLLGGATIASGGVMPNIHQHLLPKKAGSSKASHADDDDN